From a single Cyclobacterium marinum DSM 745 genomic region:
- a CDS encoding SDH family Clp fold serine proteinase has translation MGIYTEYLERNLNFEQLAKERKNQLKIISRLRGNRDLIVYSSDLTNKTQAPISIDYSDILPFKDQLNNLSGNSIDIIIETPGGIAEVVEDMVHLVRSKYNNVGIIIPGTAKSAGTIFAMAGNEILMGNSSALGPIDAQIINHNKRFSADAFLDGLKKIKDEISKSNKLNPAYIPILQNISPGEIQHCENAQNFSKELVKDWLSKYKFQNWKNHSSTGKPVTAEEKEIRANEIAAQLCKHSDWLTHARSIKIPDLKKMRLLITDYSENKNLNEAITRYYTLLRITLESTNIYKIFETPHSQIMRFSGANIPPPPPENNKRVNKVLFDLECPSCKKKYKIQANLEKGVQVEKGKFAFPKNDKFICPNCRAQSNLESIKLQIEAQTQKKIVY, from the coding sequence ATGGGAATATACACCGAGTACCTAGAGCGAAATCTGAATTTTGAACAGCTGGCAAAAGAAAGAAAAAACCAGTTGAAAATAATTTCAAGATTAAGAGGGAATAGAGATTTAATAGTTTATTCAAGCGATTTAACAAACAAAACGCAAGCTCCTATTTCAATAGATTATTCTGATATTTTACCCTTCAAGGACCAATTGAACAATCTTTCAGGAAATTCTATTGACATTATAATTGAAACCCCGGGGGGAATTGCTGAGGTGGTAGAAGACATGGTGCATCTTGTGCGATCAAAATATAATAATGTTGGGATTATTATACCTGGAACTGCAAAAAGTGCAGGAACAATATTTGCCATGGCTGGAAATGAGATATTAATGGGAAATTCATCAGCTTTGGGTCCAATTGATGCCCAAATTATTAATCACAACAAAAGATTTTCCGCAGATGCATTTCTAGATGGTTTAAAAAAAATTAAAGATGAGATTTCTAAATCTAACAAATTAAATCCAGCATATATTCCGATCCTTCAAAACATTTCGCCTGGAGAAATACAACATTGTGAAAATGCTCAAAATTTTTCTAAAGAGCTTGTAAAAGATTGGCTTTCAAAATATAAATTTCAAAACTGGAAAAATCATAGTTCTACTGGAAAACCAGTTACTGCAGAAGAAAAAGAGATAAGAGCAAATGAAATAGCAGCCCAGTTATGTAAACACTCTGATTGGTTAACACATGCAAGATCCATTAAAATACCTGACCTCAAAAAAATGAGATTGTTAATAACGGATTATTCAGAAAACAAAAACCTAAATGAGGCAATAACTCGATATTATACTTTACTTAGAATCACCTTAGAGTCAACCAATATTTATAAAATATTCGAAACACCTCATTCACAAATCATGAGATTTTCTGGAGCAAACATTCCACCACCACCTCCTGAAAACAATAAACGTGTAAACAAAGTACTTTTCGATCTTGAGTGCCCATCATGTAAGAAAAAATATAAAATTCAGGCAAATTTAGAAAAAGGTGTTCAGGTTGAGAAAGGTAAATTTGCTTTCCCGAAAAATGATAAGTTTATTTGTCCAAATTGTAGAGCACAAAGTAATTTGGAATCAATAAAACTACAAATTGAAGCTCAAACCCAAAAAAAAATAGTATATTAA